TTATgagtataaaaacaaattgttctgtattttataaatataaagtttcAGTATGCttaaaacaaaccaacagacactgtgtgatgttaaaaagcACACGAGTCTGTGTCAATAAAGATGCGTTCAGGCACAGTATTGAGTGTAGGTCATCTGTGCTTTGGCAGCACTCAGAACCTAAGTCGCAGATCAACAAATCCCTGCAGCTATGCACATTAAATGAAGAAGACAGATTACAATTATGAAGCCAGACTTATTGTTTTGATGAAGTTTGATGGGTCTAACAGTTAAGTTCCACTTACGGAGGTCACTAAAATCAGaagaataaatattttttttaagtaaagttaaataaactaaaatattgAATCATGTGAAATGATATGGTAGAAATTGCTGAACTGAATTAAGTAAATTCAGCAAATTATTTAGCAGAGTTTGCTTGAGTAAGTTATGAGCCATCACACAGTCAGTGTAGACAGCTGCAGTTATTAGATTGTATATGTGTCACTTTCACAGAAGTGTAAAAAATggaggacccaaatgcagtttcaaggaaaaaaaaacagaaagtctTTAATGAATTGAACTTACATTAGGCAAAAGGTAAAATTGAAAATGGAAGCAGATGAAAAGTAAAGTAAGGTGCTTCATTCCTGAGAACCTTAACCTGTGCAACAGCAATACTTACAACCTTGTTTTGTGCTCAGGTATATGCAGTTCCACCATCTTTGCCTCAGGACCCCAACTATGACATCCCCATTCCCTCGGCCAAAGAAGACCAACAGAAAATGATTGGTGGATGCAACACTCTTCCTAGCCCCCGCAAGCCTGAGTGGATCTATGATGTGCCAGTGGGTCCAGAGAAACCAAGTAACCCCCAAGGCTCCTATGACACCATGCCACACAGAGGTGTTTGTAGGCAGCTCCATGAAACTCTTCCATCTCATGCTTGGTCCATTCAAAGAGGCAGTCCAACGTCTTCAGTTTATGATATACCAAAATCCAGCTCTCTCGATGTCTCCACTTCACCCAAAGCTGTGTCAGTCCTCCCAACTTACGACAAACCCCCAACTCAGACACTTACAGAGGTTTATGCTGTCCCACCCAAAGAGGAACACTTTGCCCAAGTTCAAAGTGATCATGTGCCCCTAGAATACAGAGGTGACTCAAACAATGTTTATGAATTCAACAAGgtacagcagcagtggaggaaCTTTGTGGCCAGTGCGTCTTTCCGCAACCTTCCAGGAAGTGGAGAGTCATTGGTACAGGAGAACAGCGAGAGAGGTCGAATCCTGCGTCTTTCAGCAGCAGACAGTCAAAGAATCAGCACGGCCTCCAGCTCTTCCACCAGTTCTTGCGACTCCTTGGCTCTGAGCTCGTCCTCTCCTGAGCTCTTGCGAGAGGTCACGCTCAGCCAGGAAGAGGCCTGCCGCAGACTTCTGGACCTGCAGGAGTCCATTTGCAGGGCTGTACCCCGGCTTATGGAGTTTGTCAGCAGTCACTGGAGGAGCAAAGAACATCTTCAGAAACACATGAAGGAGATCCAGGAAGCATCAGAAGGAATTGCAACTTCTCTGACATGCTTCTTAAACTTTTCCCTGGATGTGAAGGGTAATGCACGCCGTTTGACTGATACCAATCTTCAGACGAGGCTCTAtaagcagctgtcaatcattgaGGACTCCGGTGTGATACTACAACAAACAGTGAGTGCTCTGAGCATGGCTGGCTGGCCACTCAACACACTGTGCCAGGACCCAGGGCAAGTCCAGACACCTGACCAACTGGATCGCTTTGTTATGGTGGCGCGCACCATTCCAGAGGATGTCAAGCGTCTGGTTTCCATCGTCATTGCCAACAGCAAACTTCTGTTCAGAGCAGCACAGAAAGATTCAGAGACTCTCAACAGCACGGCTCAACCAGAAGCGAATGAAAGTCCTAACAGGGAAGGAGACTTAGAGGATGACAATGACTATGTAGAGCTACAGGTAAATGCTTTTATCCTACTTCTGCCTCTTATTCTGTGGTAGTTGGCAtgtgtaatgttgcattactgcctcctttttcctctttcctttcttttccacTTCATCCTCATATGAAATATAGGCTACTGTGGTAACAGAATGAGGTTGTAtctaagaaaaaacaaaatgtactcagtATTGTAATGTTTTTGCTTTCCAGACCAAGAATGAATTtgaacagcaacaaaacaaaatgcaggGAGATCCTAAAGAAAAGGTCACCCCAGTCTTAAATAAGGTACAGGTGAGTTGACACTAGGTATGACCTCTTGCTCAAAGAGCAGGATggacttttttgacatttcctgtTGTCGTTATTGTTGCTATCTTCACCTCCTTTGCTCCATTTCTCCACTCCTCAGGCTGAGAACAAGCGTCATTCCTTGGAGTCCAGCTCTGGCACAGAAGAGCATCAAACACCGTCCCTGTCAGAACATTGTCGACTTTACTTTGGTGCTCTACAGAAGGCCATCTGCGGGTTTGTGGGAAGCCTTGAAGAGGGCCAGCCACCAGAGAAATTCATCTCTCAAAGTAAGCTGGTGATCATGGTTGGCCAGAGACTGGTGGACACCCTGTGTAGGGAGGCCCAGCGCAGTGGGTCCAACCAGAGCCTCCTGTGTAAGAGCAATCACCTGTGTTCTCTGCTGAAGCAGCTGGCTGTGGCCACCAAGAAGGCGGCACTGCACTTCCCGGAGAAGCAAGCGCTGCATGAGGCGCAAGAGTTTGCAAAGGAACTGGCCCAAAGAGCGCAGCACTTTCGGATATCACTTGACATCtaacatatacatattttcCTCTTCTACTTCTCCTCATAAGGTATTAGGAACAAAGAAGGAATATGTGACAAGAAGCATCCAGTATTGTTACATTGCAGATGCCAAATGCTGTAAAACACTGAAGAACAGCATTTGTCTGTACAGCAAAAGACATTATTTTATCAATCCTTTGTTTAGCTAACTATTTGATAACATTTATACTCAACTTCAGTCACCAAACCGGTCAGTGCTCTTTACCAAATATCATAATGGATGCAGGTGCGGGTTAAAGTATGGagctgtatatatatttactaaAATTAAACAATACTGTATTCAAGcatctttttaaaatgcaatataaacAAGTATGAAATATAAtcaattttatatattttacaacagttttatattatatgaataTGGTTATCTAtatggatgtttgtttgttctttgttgttACTTAATATAGTAAGATCTGTACTCTCCAGGATAATTTGAAATGTCTTCTTGTTTGTAAATATtctagttaaaaaaaagacaaaaatgtgttatcCATTCCCAAACATTTCCTTAACAAAAGACAGATAACAGCAGATGGTGGATTTCTACTgagatttaaattaaaaactgaaaatgatttgttgtCAATGTCTATTTAAAGCAtgcaaaatgcagttttaatgatgtgtaTCTGCGCATAAAAACTTGGTGTCCAATCTTCCTTCAAATCTTCAATGGAAATTGCATCATTTAGATCCAACTTCCAAATTTCCAGTTTGGTCTTGGGGGTCTTAGTAGAACCAGATGTTAGCTTGTCATAAATTATTAGTATTAAATCTCTATGCCCCAAAAAGATGAAACTCTGCTActttgtaatgatttctttttatgGAAATAACTTagtatgtgtattttttatgaagagattgttactattattactgGTATATTATTAATTGAATGTATAATCTTATATGGTGACTCACCACAGTTAATATGATCATATTGACCTTTCAGGGAGTCAAGAGGCTATCATTTGCTGTTGCTTACTCTTCCACACTCtagattaaagctgcagtcagtATGATTGCCAGTGAGAGATTGATGATTGTTGAATTTCGTtcaaaagacaataaaatactaACATTTGGGATTAAAGCTTTTTGCCCTGAGTTCAAGAGTCTGACCctgcctccataggtggcgctgtacctctctataagctagtgtggattgaatcagtttcctgttgacattTACCTCACAGAAAAGCAAACAGCAAATGATGAGATAGGATGTGGTGTGGTTCTGTATGCTCTACAGAACCACACCACATGCCATGCTCTACAAATTAGATCGAACTTGTGGTCACTGTGTTGTTCTAAGAAAGACGCCACTTAAGTTCATACGTCATCCCCtcctacttctgggtcaaagagcGGGGAGGAAATATTGGTGCATGGACAGAGTaatgagtaatcagactatgaatcgcattatccaggtatattagtctgactaagactggCTCGATTTTAGtgggactaatgtgtttacatgacattatgaaaactgaattatcatcttagtccgactaaaattggatTTATACTATAAGCAGAGTATTAACTTAGAATTAAAAGTCATTCTTGACTTGGGGAAAAgcaatttgacaaaataattcCTCCTCAAGATCCACTTAACTTGTGGTTTCAGCTGTATCTTGATGGCTCAGTAAATTAAAACCACATGAAATCCAAACAGTTTACAGATCCTGATTGTAACAGATCCTTTGGTTggaattgtttttgtcaaactACTTCAGATGGTAAAACTACATTATTGGGACATTATTTCTCCTGACCAAAAGTCATGTGGCATTCAGTACAATGTGGGCTTTACAGACTGGTGCTAATCCCTGGGGTCAGTTGGAGCCTAgaaatttataataaaatgcCTACATAAGCTGGGATCTGCAGTTGGAATGATGTAGACAGGAGGAAATGTAGAAGCCAATGTTTTTGTAGTTGAAGCCATACAAACAATACATGTGGTGCTTCATTTTTGACCATTCTTTTTCAATTTCAGCTTTTTAACCAACTAACCAAAAATAACGTCACACTAAATTACAGAGTCTTGTTCTCTGTGATGGAAATGACCCTCTTCCACTGTGCCGCCTACAAGTCAAGTCAGAGGTGAGTGTCAttaaaaaacaggaagttgagAGTTTCTGGAGCTTCAGTGTCATTTACTGaaaaacaacttcctgtcaGATAGTCTTTTTACCAGCCTCTGTTCTTGATTGCCAGTGCTCTTTATCTACTGCTCAAGCCACTTCCACACAGCTTGTacagtgaaaacacatgcatgtgtgtctgtgtataatCCTATGAAAAATATGGAAGGTAAAATGGCAGCGTattcagaatcagctttatttttcttaaatatcaatatcaataaagTGAAcgaaaacacagaaatgcacagGCAGTCAGCAGCCATTcgatataaaaacattaattatatgaaatcaaaaatagaatgtatcttttatttaaaacattgcaAATGAGGTCagaataaatactgtacatatttgcaGAGTAGTGTACTGATGGATGGTGGTGTTGGATCTCAGTATTGTGAACCATTTACCAGATGGCAGTGGCACAAACTGTGTGTTTCTGGGTGTGTGATGTCGCTGAGAATGCTTCTGGCTCTCTTCCTCAGTCTGTTGGCATATATGATGTCAAGGTGAGGAGGAGCTTATCCTGATGATCCGCTGTGCCTCCCTTCACCACCCTGTGCAGGTCCTTGCACTGAGCAGCTGTGCAACTGCCATACCACACTGTAATGCCACTGGATAAGAAGCACTCAATGGCAGACCTGCTGAGCAACAGTTTCTTTGACAGTTTCGTTGACCCTTTTTGACCAGGCATGAGCTGTTGGCAGTCGGTGTCAGCTTATCTGAAACATAGACTCTGAGGACCGTGATGGTCTACGTGTTCCACTGCTTCTCCGTGTATGCGGATGGGGAAGTGCTCAGTCACGTTTGCCCCCCAGAAGTCAATGATCATTTCTTTGGTCTTTGAGTTGAGGACCAGGTTGCAGTCAGATGTTTGACCTCTTGCTGGTATGCGTAAGAGTGTAAAACCCTTccaggcaaattgtgtttgtgatgttgggttatataaataaaactgacttgacttgaccACAGTGGTGTCATCTGGAAATTGTATTATGGAGGTGGAGATGTGGATGGGTGTACAGTCATGTATGAATAATGTGAAAAGGACTGGGCTTAGCACACAGCCCTGTGGGGGTGAAGTGTGTAAGTGTGATTGCCTTTTCTTACTTGttgtggtctgtctgtgaaaaAGCTTGATATCCAGGTGTAACTATGagcagtgtaaaaaaaaaaacttaaggCCATATTTTGAAGTGGGCTCAGTTCTATTGGAGATTGTTCTTACCATGGACTTCAAGTGTTTTCTCAGTGTGTGAactgctggatttttttttctttttctctataATGTTGTAACACATTGCTACTGGATCTTGAAATGAATATATGTACAGATAGTATGTCAATCATTGTTCAAATGTACCTGAAGCAGAGCAATATTGGTGCACATGCacaacaaatggaaataaatcaAGAGTcatgacagtggtttgaattttaaacaagagctgaaacaatttaacgatgaatcgattattaattgattactaaattaatcgacaactattttgataaccgattaatcggtttaaagctttttcatgattaaaacatgatttccgattgtttaagcttcttaaatgtgagtaatgcctttatttctttgctccggataaaaaaaaaaaaaagttaatcattttggtttatggacaaaacaagacatatgagaacatcatcatttccaggtttgacaaacaccgatcaaaaTTTTttgaccaaacgattaatcgagaaaataatcaacagatgaattgattatgaaaataatcgttagttgcaacCCTAGTTTAAACTGATCTTAATGATAGAAGACTGCTGCTTCCTCATACACACCATTCCTTACTGCATACTGCCCTCTAGGAGAACTTAACTGACATGAATTTACTGTCcaatactgaaaacaactgaGCCTTCCTTCCCAGGTCACTGTGAATTTATTAAATTGATGATTAATTGGTCCTTCAATTAAGAGCACATGCcattatgtgtttgtatatgcCTTAACAGCATAAGGTGTAACTACTGTCATAGAAAGGACTCACGTGCAGTGTAAatttcaaaaatacacaatgcAATTTTACCagtcaaaaatatatttttgctACGTCACGTGAGTCACTTACATGTTGAACAACTATCAATGAATGTAGCACTGTAGGCGAACGTATGACGTTCTCTCTTTGCCAGGGGTCAACTTTGACCTCAGCACAAACCAGGAAATAAAACCCCAACGATTCAAAACAGTCAAGATGGTTCACGCCTCGCCTTTCGAAACTACAACTtcggtaaaaataaaaagtccgCTAAAGTTGTGTAGGCGGGTCagtttacagataaaaaaatacCGTTGCTAATTTGACGTGATAATACAATAACTGACATGCATTTATCTGAATGGTTCAAAAACTGTCCCTCACGGTCAATTATGCTTCAAATGGCAGCTAGAAGCAACGCGGAAGTACATACACAGGAGCGCTCTTGCTACGTCGCATTCCTCTGTGCGCGTCCTGGTGCCATTATGTCACGTGCTCCTcgctcactctccctcactcgCTCCGTGCAGAATTCACAATCTGAGATTATGGCACCGTGAGCAGACACATGGCGGCCCACAGCCGTGAACCGAACACACAATTCACCAAAAACCCGACGATGGCCTAGACAAAGCTgccttcattcattttctttgacaTCCCTCAAACTCCTGCAATATCCACGGCTGTCACCCAGTGTCACGCGAGCACCGCAGCCTCCACCGGTTTATTTTCACTCAGCTGTTTCGCGCAATTAGAGTCAACTTTTGAAGTTTCCGTTCTTTCCGTAGTGACGCTAAACATGGGTGTTCACGGCTTCCAAGAGTTTATTGAAAAGCACTGTCCCAGCGCTGTGGTACCGGTTGAGCTCCAGAAGCTGGCCCGGGGAAGTATGGTGGGAGGTGGCCGGCAGAGACCGCCTCAGAGCCCGCTGAGACTCCTGGTGGACGCGGAGAACTGCCTCCACCGGCTCTACGGAGGCTTCTACACCGACTGGGTGAGCGGGGGCCAGTGGAACCACATGCTGGGCTACCTGGCTGCCCTCTCCAAGGCCTGCTTCAACGGTAACATTGAACTGCTGGTGTGCTTCAATGGCGCCCTGGAGAAAGGCCGCCTTCACGAGTGGGTCAAGCGGCAGGTGAACGAGAGACAGACCGCGCAGCAGATCATAAGCCACGTCCAGAACAAGGGCACCCCTCCACCTAAAGTCTGGTTCCTTCCTCCCGTGTGCATGGCTCACTGCATCCGGCTGGCGCTCCTCAGGTTCCGCGTCAGGGTGAGTGAAAACTCGGCCTGGTGATGCCTGCTCAGCAGAGACTCCGTGGTTAGCCTGTTAGCCTGGCCACCATGTCACCAGTTCACCACTGCCAACTTCATCCACACCACAATCTTgatgggtgtatgtgtgtgtgttggcagtgGGGTCAGTGGGGTCAGGGGGTTCAGGGGATTTTGGGTCAGTCTTGAGTTTTGTGATCTTACCTCAGGGCATCAGTATATGTGATCAGCACTGTAATATGGTTCGATCATGTAATTAAAGGCCTGACGTTTTATTGACCTGTAGTCGAGGCTTTTGCAGatctttacaaataaaatatctattttttaCTCTCCCATCGAATAAAATTCACCTGTAGCCCAAAAACCTATTTGATCCTTAAAATGAAGGCAACGTAGCATAAACGTGTCATATATAGTTGAACAATAATTGGCAGTTTATTGCTTTTTTCCgtattataataaattataataattctTATGAAGTGGGGGAAAGCACTGTCAtgtgtctttgaaataaaagtATGCACGCCCTTCCATTATCCGTCGTAAAGTAACACACCTTCACATACATTAAACAGTATTTGGAGTTTaatgtagtttgtgtgtgtggatccaAGGATGATCTGAAAAAGCCTCTAGGATGAAAGGTGAACTGTCttgattttgtatttgaaaaacTAATCCTAATTCCAATGCTCAGTGATTacaaaattttttttaaaaactttttgtCTGTAGTTAAAGGAGatgctttgttttggtgttgGATTAGATACTCATCTTGTGAAGTGGTTTAGCGTCAGACAGGTGCCAGATCCACAAATGGATACGAGCTGATCCACATTAGCTGCAGTTAGTCTTTCAATTTCACCTTAAGTCGGTTGCATCTATTAGGTCACAATGGGCTGTTTACCTGTCATGTCATTCTGTATATTAGTGACTCTAATGAGGTACATGCAGTGTGgtgaatgtaaatgacatgtaatgtgtatggattttaaatttgattttaagATGTATAATGTCACACTGGTGCATCTATagtggagctgcaactaaccattgtTTTTCCATTATCACCAGTATCAGTTTTTTGATTGACTGATTTGTTGGTGAGActgtaaaatgtcatcaaattaTGTTTCCCAAAATCTCGAATTGACATCATCAGTTGTCTTTTATTGTCCTCAAACTAAagatattttaatgtaaatgtccAAATAATAGCAATTACATAtgtattcaaaatcgttcagccctacatTGGATACAGTTTTAGAAATATGTTgtctatttgtgtctctgtctttaaaTGACCATGTCAGCTGTGCAGAGCTGATAGTCCAATCCTCGTTCACAACACTGCACGAGTTCAAAGGTCATTGGGGAGGCGGGGCAAGGAGTTGTCAATCATTGCTCATCGGGTTGCCGAAGTGCTTCTGCTATTTCTTGACaaaattttttgtttttttaactttgttgtGGTAGTCCCTTGAGGTGACATCAAAGAGGCAGGGGTACTGTTTCCAAAGTTCAACAAAAACGTTTTTTCACGATTTCACCCCAGCAGCAGCGTGCGGATGTTATGCCACATCACAACACTCCATTATTCCATCGGTCAAAGCCCAGTAGTGTGTCTCGTCCAAATCGCTTGAAAATCAGCCTGAATTAGTGTAGTCTAATCTCAGAACTATGATTTAGATTTATTGTTGGAGCCCTGAGACTGAGAGACCCGTGTCACTATGCAAAAACGTCTAGATCAATGATAGCTGTCAGAATAAAGAGCTGTTTAACACTATTTTACACTAAATCATTATCCTTCAGTAGCAGTATTTTTACCAAAGGATTAGGACAGCAGCTTTATCACTCTTAAGAGCAGCATCTTGAAACTCACTCTCACAACCCACTGTAGCTGTCCTTCAGGTTAATTTTGATGATTTGGTTTTGATTTATTCTGAAGCCAAATTTCTCATTTTCTTCCCAGGTTATCCAGAGCATTGAGGACCACCACCTGGAAGTAATAGCCCTATGCAGAGAGAACGGTTTCCATGGCCTCCTGGCCCAGGACTCTGACTATGCTCTGTGCAGTGTCCCTCACTACTTCAGTGCCCATGCCCTCAAACTGAGCCGCAATGGGAAAAGCCTCACCACCAGCCAGTACCTGATGCATGAAGTGGCACGGCAGCTTGATCTCAAACCGAGTCACTTCGCCATACTCGCGTCACTTTTAGGTTTGTGTGGTTCTACTGCGCATAGATTAGGGATGACAGCTCAGTTCATGAGAT
The genomic region above belongs to Solea senegalensis isolate Sse05_10M unplaced genomic scaffold, IFAPA_SoseM_1 scf7180000013730, whole genome shotgun sequence and contains:
- the cass4 gene encoding cas scaffolding protein family member 4 isoform X2, which encodes MNKLAIALYDNTAECADELAFRKGDIVLVVDQHVAGTSGWWMCSLYGQHGLAPANRLQILPQTDTSAGSACHATENAKSTGDKADDCIQNIYQIPIVPRAPSSPAYERMDMIYKVPSTPLSSSRSPLCSKLKHSTEGPERDKRSPFNTMPSRKGEVYDVPSQARRASLFTGSTPRHMSRKNSLIQLSELEKKFDPPEISRCNSPGDTYVYAVPPSLPQDPNYDIPIPSAKEDQQKMIGGCNTLPSPRKPEWIYDVPVGPEKPSNPQGSYDTMPHRGVCRQLHETLPSHAWSIQRGSPTSSVYDIPKSSSLDVSTSPKAVSVLPTYDKPPTQTLTEVYAVPPKEEHFAQVQSDHVPLEYRGDSNNVYEFNKVQQQWRNFVASASFRNLPGSGESLVQENSERGRILRLSAADSQRISTASSSSTSSCDSLALSSSSPELLREVTLSQEEACRRLLDLQESICRAVPRLMEFVSSHWRSKEHLQKHMKEIQEASEGIATSLTCFLNFSLDVKGNARRLTDTNLQTRLYKQLSIIEDSGVILQQTVSALSMAGWPLNTLCQDPGQVQTPDQLDRFVMVARTIPEDVKRLVSIVIANSKLLFRAAQKDSETLNSTAQPEANESPNREGDLEDDNDYVELQTKNEFEQQQNKMQGDPKEKVTPVLNKAENKRHSLESSSGTEEHQTPSLSEHCRLYFGALQKAICGFVGSLEEGQPPEKFISQSKLVIMVGQRLVDTLCREAQRSGSNQSLLCKSNHLCSLLKQLAVATKKAALHFPEKQALHEAQEFAKELAQRAQHFRISLDI
- the cass4 gene encoding cas scaffolding protein family member 4 isoform X1: MNKLAIALYDNTAECADELAFRKGDIVLVVDQHVAGTSGWWMCSLYGQHGLAPANRLQILPQTDTSAGSACHATENAKSTGDKADDCIQNIYQIPIVPRAPSSPAYERMDMIYKVPSTPLSSSRSPLCSKLKHSTEGPERDKRSPFNTMPSRKGEVYDVPSQARRASLFTGSTPRHMSRKNSLIQLSELEKKFDPPEISRCNSPGDTYVYAVPPSLPQDPNYDIPIPSAKEDQQKMIGGCNTLPSPRKPEWIYDVPVGPEKPSNPQGSYDTMPHRGVCRQLHETLPSHAWSIQRGSPTSSVYDIPKSSSLDVSTSPKAVSVLPTYDKPPTQTLTEVYAVPPKEEHFAQVQSDHVPLEYRGDSNNVYEFNKVQQQWRNFVASASFRNLPGSGESLVQENSERGRILRLSAADSQRISTASSSSTSSCDSLALSSSSPELLREVTLSQEEACRRLLDLQESICRAVPRLMEFVSSHWRSKEHLQKHMKEIQEASEGIATSLTCFLNFSLDVKGNARRLTDTNLQTRLYKQLSIIEDSGVILQQTVSALSMAGWPLNTLCQDPGQVQTPDQLDRFVMVARTIPEDVKRLVSIVIANSKLLFRAAQKDSETLNSTAQPEANESPNREGDLEDDNDYVELQTKNEFEQQQNKMQGDPKEKVTPVLNKVQAENKRHSLESSSGTEEHQTPSLSEHCRLYFGALQKAICGFVGSLEEGQPPEKFISQSKLVIMVGQRLVDTLCREAQRSGSNQSLLCKSNHLCSLLKQLAVATKKAALHFPEKQALHEAQEFAKELAQRAQHFRISLDI